The following proteins are co-located in the Carassius gibelio isolate Cgi1373 ecotype wild population from Czech Republic chromosome A21, carGib1.2-hapl.c, whole genome shotgun sequence genome:
- the LOC127941516 gene encoding DNA ligase 1, whose product MYSSLTDDYIHHESQMKSENEKLQRELEQHKLKEREWEQKLKEVEDRLRLETDLRRREKELESKERGTTKKEQDIQTTGEEHHLHRNVELTSPRLSQEHHRSLDEREGELSKAEDSRDSESLEFGKPVRRNSNPFALPNMTESEHGPLDTL is encoded by the exons ATGTATTCATCCTTGACTGATGATTATATTCATCATGAAAGTCAGATGAAGAGTGAAAATGAGAAGCTTCAGAGAGAACTTGAGCAACACAAACTCAAAGAAAGAGAGTGGGAACAAAAACTCAAGGAAGTGGAGGACAGATTAAGACTGGAGACAGATTTGAGGAGAAGAGAGAAGGAACTAGAGTCCAAAGAGAGAGGAACGACAAAGAAAGAGCAAGATATCCAGACTACTGGAGAAGAGCATCATCTACACCGCAACGTAGAGCTAACTTCTCCTCGCT TATCTCAAGAACATCACAGATCTCTAGATGAAAGAGAAGGAGAGTTGAGCAAAGCTGAAGATTCACGTGACAGTGAATCACTTGAGTTTGGAAAACCTGTGAGACGCAACAGTAACCCATTCGCACTACCTAATA TGACTGAAAGTGAACATGGACCTCTAGACACACTCTGA